TGCTCTAACAGCAGCGGTAGATGTTGCTGCCACTCCTGCTTTAAGATGCAGAGCATGATGAGCTGCAATGTACCAGTGGCAACAGACAAAAGGGCTGCAAGGGAACACGCAGCCAGCTGTCCTCCCCACTGGAGCTAAACATGGCTCTCGAGCTAATCCGGGCTAGTTCCTATTAGCCCCCATCCTCCCCGTCTTCTCCAGCCTATTGTCCAACTTCACAGGcttagggaaggggcagagggactGAAGGGGTCCTTTCACATTTGTTCTTGTAACAAACTGGCTATTACCACTGCCCTCTGGTAGATGGAATTGGAACTGCCCAGCTGTGTGTCCATGGCCCTATACTGCACACTACAAAGGGACTATTCTCTTGTCACTCACGTGCTAGCAGAGCAAGAGGAAGTGAGTTCTATCCCTTCTGTTACCTGGCCCATATTGTGCAAGACCAAGGTGGCCAGAGATATTACAATAGCATCCAAGTTCACTGGGTGTGTGTCCTGTGCCTTGGGCAGAATCAAGCCTAAGCCCAGAACTAATTTGGACATAAAGCCGAAGCCATGTGATGTCCCTGtccctgctctcctctgccccatcccGGACCTCCCCACCAAACCAACACAAGGGAGCAGCATTACCTTTCTGCGGCTTCTCGAGTGAGTGAGTTCTTCCCATTCCGCACCTGCATCCTCAGAGGCTTTTCTTCCTGCATGCACCGTGCTTGCTTGCGGGCTCTCGCCCTGGCGTGGGGCAgatgtgtgggggtgaggggagtgcTCCTGGAGAGGGGCCCCACCCTTCGACAGTGGAACAGGCGCTGGTAGGCTGTCCGGAAGTCCCTGTTTAGAGCAGCGTACAGGATGGGGTTCAGGGCTGAGTTGGCATAGCCCAGCCATAAAACTATGGACTGGGACATGTCATCCACCTTGTCCCCCTTCATCCCTCGGTAAGTGAATACTGTGAAATAAGGGAACCAGCAGATGATGAAAGCCCCCAGCACAGCTGCTAGTGTCACTGTGGCCTTGTGCTCTTTCACAGTGAGCAGCGCAGGGCTGGCGACCTTGCAGCAGGTGGCATGGCTGATCCTCTTGGCCTGCTCCCTGGCTATTCGGAAAATGCGGTAGTACATGATGCACATAACAACCAAGGGAAGGTAGAAGGTGAGCAAGGCATCCACCAGCCCATACTCGGCATTGACCGCCAGCTTGCACACCAAGCTATCGTTCACACCCATGTTCTGCACGCCGGTGCCATTGGTGTTCCAGCCCAGGTGGATAGGCAGGAAGGAGACCATCAGTGAGACCACCCATATGACGAACATGGCCACGGCCACCCGCAGAGGGGTGACCAGCTGGGTGTAGCGGAGCGGGGCTGTGATGGCATAGTACCGGTCTATGCTGATCATGAAGAGGTTGAGGATGGAGGCCGTGCACAGCATGACATCCAGGCTGGTGTAGATGTTGCACAAGGTGGGGCCGAAGTGCCACTCGCGCGTGAGCTCGTAGATGGCGGAGAAAGGCAGCACCAGGAGGCCCAGCAGCAGATCGGTGATGGCCAAGGAGACGATGAAGCAGTTTGTCAGGCTGCGGAGCTTGCGGTTGAAGGAGACAGCCAGGCAGACAACCACATTGCCGCAGATGGTGACCACAATGAGTACGGTGAGCACCATCCCAACGAGCACCATTTGTGGTTTGCAGCCCATGCCTTTCAGAGCAGCTGTGCTGTTCTGACATGGACTCATGGCAAGGAGACGCGGGCAATCAGTCCTCTCTCGTCTGGGCCCCCATGATGGGCCAGCTCTGTCTGAGCTCTGCAGCTGCTTGGAGAGAGGGTCCTGCTGGAGCCCACAATGGATGTCCCCAGGGCCCTGCTCAAACCAGCCTCGCACTTGGGCATAGAGATTTGTGTTCACTTGTTTGCTCTTTGGCTCTGTAAAGGTGCCAGGAAACAGTTGGGGACTCTGCACCCAGAGCTAGGAGAGGACGTGGGCTCTACGCAGAAATAACGCCCATAGATCACTCTCACGTATCGGCACCAGCTGGGGATCAGTACATTAGCCTCCAGGTGCCTCTCTGGCAGCCATCTTTCAGTCTCaatctctccctcttccttgctcttctcctcctctctgaGAAATTAAGAGGGACTGTGTCGTGTAGGGTCTCAACCATGCCTGGCTCCGTCCACATGGTCAGGCTGGCGAAGGTAGAGAGGGAGATTCTGCTACATCATTCCTTCCGATTGGTCCCTGCCTCAGGCCCGgagctgcagccactgctcaccGCTCGGACTCTGGAAGGAAAGGGCAAGAATCAGGCCTGCAGCCAGTGCGACGGGGACGCGGCCGAGGGGCTGCTGCATAAAGCAGCAATGGCTACTTGGTGGTTCCAGCCACCCCAGGAACATCACTGGCTGAGCCAAGCGAGGCCCCTGCAGCCAACTCCATGGGATTGCTCTGCTCGCCTGTCCCTCTCAGGGACTCGGATCAATGCGGTGTTTCCCAGTCCCCTTGAAAAGGGAGGAACGGACCAGAAACCAAACCCGCACCTCCCGCCGCCCGCTGCCAGCACTCACTTATGCTGCTGTCAGCTGCCAtgatctgaagtcaatggagctgcctTGGTATCAAATCAGCGTAAGACAGGGGAGACTCAGGCCCTGTGGCTGGACCCCAGACTCCAGATCTTGCTCTCCGCCCTACAGAGCACTGAATGGCAGGTgtccaggctggcagcagaacgGACCTTTGGGCCAGGGGAAGGCTGGGCTTCGCTCTCGCTTTGCTCTGAGCAAGGAAGTTCATCCTTAAGAAGCCAGGATGTTGCCCCTGGCTGGTTCTTTGAACCATTACCACCCAGTAGCTTCTCTGCACTCCCCCAAGCCATGAGCTGGCACCTAGAGTGCCTGGCCCAGCATCTCTCTTTAACGGAAAAcaattctctctctgctctgcatgGCATATTTCTGGGAAGGAGACAGGCACATCAGCGCCTGCGCTCCCAAGGATCCGTCTCAGAAAAGGAAACTGGAACCTATCTGTGCATTCTTCGGGCCACTGCTTATGCTTGCAGCTGTTTCCCtctccagtactgctcccaagcGGGCTCTTTGGCAAAGCCTTTCAGCAGCGACTCCTACAGATGCCCGGGCACcctcctccaacacacacacatctcccacGGCCCTGCATGTGCCCCTCCACTAGTCTGTCCGGATCGGAACAATAACGTCCCTTGGGGTATGTGCCTCCATTCTTTATTGGCACTATTCCCTGTGCCTTGCCAGCACACCCTGCAGACTAGTAACAATCCGCTTCCCTTTTTAACAAGTGAAAtgactctgcccttcccctgcaggGCTCAGTCAGTATGAATCAGAAGTGTGAACTTAAAATACAAATTGGATTTCCTGTGAACCTAATTAACCCTGTCAAGTAACTCTTCCCCTGAGCGAATGGACTTGTGCAGCGCAAGGTGGCTCCTGGCAGTAGGGATAGTCTGCACATCAGGGGTTCGTTACCTGCAGTGGGGGTAGCCAAGTGCTTGTTTTCAGTTGTGTGTGTGACTGTATTGCATGGAAAAGCTGCACCATGCTGGCAAGGGTCAGGATAGCTCGGAAAACTCCTAGTGTTCAGGGACCATAAGTGAAGCTGCAAAAATCATGAGGTTGGCTTAAAAATGCTAAATCTGGAggttctttttgtttgctttctgcctttaggggtcacattttcaagctttcctccaaGAACACTAGGGCAAGAAATGTCCTtagttaaaaatgaaagctgaaattctccctTCAGcccatgactccagcagctggggctttaagagaaaCACCAGGTATTGGAAGAGTTGGCCACACTGCCTCTGACTCTGACAGTGCTCCCCAACCTCGGCTGGCAGCACCCACTAGCTGGATCATGAGCTGTCTTGAGCAAAGACTAACCATCCGCATTCACCTCCGCCCAAATACGACCAGATAGCGTAGTGACAGCTATACAGGCGTGAATCAggctattgaaatcagtgaagttaCAAGAGTGTATCACCTGTGACGACAAGAGCAGAACCAAGCCCCACAGTTTATGATCATGTTAATACCGCGGTAGCAGCACATCATTAGAGACAACTGTAACTTCTTTTAATGAGAGTCATGTGGTTTTGTGATATGGTCCAGTGAAGTCCTGCCAGTGAAATGAGTTAAGTCTCTTTCAAACAGTTTCTGAAACTCTTTCATGATTAAAAAGCGAACACGAGAATTACACTCGGAAAGCCAATTTCTACTGGTGTGTGGCTATTTTATAAATAACTCAAGAGTCCTGTCTGCGCTCAAAAATACCATTACCACGAAAAGGAAGCAATGTCTTCCCCGTGCTGTCTCATGCAGTGAAACGGAAAACCACTTTGCTCTGACTGAACTGCCCCTGGGGGAAGCTGGTAGTACAGGTCTGCGCTTGTGTCCTTCACCGGGAGGGCAGAAATAGGTAGGGTAAAGATAACACTAACAAACTCCAACAACACAAAAGAGTGCTTGGCAGCCAATCCTCATGGGATTTGTCTCCAAAGCACTTTGAAACTTGAGCTAATGGACCTTTGCAATCCCGAGTGGCAGGCAAGCAGCATTATTTATCCTCTttgggaaggggaaactgaggcacggaggcaggcagcagctcccatttgtccaaggtcacagaggaagtcagaatcaggattagaactcaggacttcCCAGTTTCCAGCCCTAGGATTCAcctatttccctccctcccactgttTGTATCACTAAGTATTTAAgagagtggctctcaacctttcctgtACTCCTTTCACGTGGCTGATCTGTCTTGCGTATTCTCaaatttcatctcacttaaaaactatttgcttacagaAACAGACATACAAATACAAAAGTGACACAGAATGCTAGTACTAAAAAcgtgctgactttctcattttaccatataaaaataaaataaatccactggaatataaatattgtacttacatgtcagtgtgtatagagcagtataaacaagtcattgtatgaaattttagtttgttttgctagtgctttttatgtagcctgttggaAAACTAGACAcatctctagatgagttgatgtaccaccAGAAGACATCTGCATACCCCCAAGGGTCTGTGTACCCCTTTTTGAGATCCGCTGATTTAAGAGAAAGCGAACGTGCGATTTCACACATTGAGCAGTGACCTCCTTTCCTCAAGGCTTTTCAGATGGACTGAGTTTGAAGAGGACAATAcatcctccttccttctctccccagaTGTGTGTGTTCCACATGGAAATGATCAGGGGCCTGCAGAGACTTCCACCTGCGGACAGACTGACAGGCCTAGGCCTGGGTAACTCCACTGAGGCGGATAGAGTTACCTAGTGGGAAGAGGCTCTCTGCAATCCAGACACCTGCAGAGAGCACAAAGACCTGGCACCAGAACCCCCAGCTACCAGAGAAGCCTTGGAAGTTACTGCAGAGATGAAGCAAGAACAGTAACTCCAGGTGTTTAAATGCACCAGATCAGGGAGATGATGAAGGTAAATTTTCATGCTCCAATTCACTCTCTGtaccaggaaaaaacaaaacagatccgATTAAAGTGTAAGATTCATAAAGAGATGCTTTATAGCATTGGCAGTAGGTCAAAAATACTAGAGCCAAGCACAGGGCGGGGTTTGAGAGATAAGATGAGTAAATCATTCACAGATTTCCTGGTGCTGCATGATGGAAAAATGGAGATTGAAGCAACAGCTCTGGGCTAGGGGGTACACAAGGTGAGCGTGCTGCACCTGCGGCCCAGCTCGGAGTGGTCCCTGATCCCAATCTCCCCAGGGGAACTATCTGGCTGTGGGGAAGATGTGGAAGGGAAGAGTCTGTAGACGTACAAGAACATGATGAATGGGCCTGCGTGGCACACGAGTGGGAGCTCAGTGCACCGAGCGAACCTAGGGATAGAGATTACTCCTTTCATCCCAGGGACACACCAGGGGCATGGCAGCAACACCCTCAACCCttgggctgggggaagagcatCTCTGATCATTTTTTGGCAGCTGTATTGGTGAGTGAACAACGTTCATCATCGCAGCTTATGCAGAACCTGCCACTCCCAAGAGTTTTATGGATGTTGATACACAGCTATACATGGTGATCACTTCACCGGCCACTGAAAAGCAGCCTACTCTGGGTTGGAATGCTGCAGCTTTTTAACAGCACATAGCAACAGCATCCAGGAAGTTTAAGGTAGGAAGCAAAGAACAGTTAATAACAATCTACTTGCTgattggtgggaggaggagggcgaCCTGCTCCCACAGAAAGGTATTTCCAAGGAAAAGGATGGTTTTCCCTGCTACTAACAACAAATTGGCAGTGGCAGGATAAGTCAAATTCAGTGTAATGCACTGAAATAGCATGTGCATGTATCATACACCGTTATCCACTAGAGGATAACACCTGACTACTGCTAGCAGAATTACTCCTTCAGCTCAAGCAGGAGAGGGTGGTGCTGAAGGGACCCTGCCCCATCATTACATCAGTGCCCCGAAGACAACTGACAAGGACCAGTTAGACTCTGAATATCCAAGAGGCCTGTAATTCGTTCAGCAAAGTGGGGAATCCAGCCCAGGCTTGGGGAGGCTAGATTAGGCTGGCACAGTGTAACCTCCTCCTTCCCAGACCAACACTTCAGCTCCACCCGCCCTAAAGCTGCAGCTCCATGGATGTGTGGGCCGCTGACTTGGCTGTTAGCAACTTTGAAGGGGTTCATCTCTGGTGCTTTGCTAGTTAGTTCAGGATTAAAGCCCAGAAGGCGAGGCTCCGTGCTTTGTTCATTACATTCCTGCATCAGAGTGGGAGCAGAATGCAGTTCACAATGCAGCCAGGAAGGAGCTGGGTCTCTTTCACCTAGGGGAAGCCAGTGCCTCTCTCTGCTATATGAGAGCCTCAAAGGGCCAATGTGCCAGCTAAGCATGCAAAGTTCAGGGCTCTTGCTGCTCGCAGTAGGGATGGGTAGAAAACACCTCTGCCAGGCACACTGCTGGGGGCCTCCGGTGGGCACAATGTGTGCAGCAATGCAGGGGCAGCTGGGCTGCTCTGTGGAAAGGCATTGGACTCACTGCCAAGCCCTGGACTGCACCCAGCCCTGGCACAGAGGCGCCAGAGGAAGGGAAGGCTCCATCCACACTGCGCCATGAGCCCAGGCAGGCCTGCAGCGGGTACCCTAATCTCTTCCGCAGGGCAATTTCCTGAGAACGGGCTACCTGGCAGAACAATGGCGAGTCTCTCTGCTCTGGGTGGGCTCCCGGTTGTTTCCCATCCCAGTTACACTGGGAAACACAGAGCTGAAGACAAGAAGAGGGAGACTCTGGAATTCAGCTGGTGTCCCAGGAAAGCGGTGGGGTCTGGGCTGAGTTTGGGTCAAGGATATTTTCATTTCAACCTTCCTCTGCATCCGTGCAGAACCTACTGGTCTCCTGGCTCGAAGCTGAGAAGCCGAGCTGCCAACACCGGGCTACCACCTCCTCAATTCAAAGGGCCCAGCAAAGACCAGGCAGCTCGAGCCATCCTCCAGGGACATGGGTGTTTGCAGGATGCAGCTGTTTGGAGCTGTGAACCCCAGAGAGGAAAGCCAGCACAGCAGAGGCAGCCTCTACCCCTCCCTGCTGTGTGATCACCCTGTAGCTGTTCCCCAGGACTCTCCCTCTTATCCAGGACAAGCCACTGAACACTCCTCGCCCTGTGCACACAGGGTGGCTTTATGGAGGATGGGGGTCAAGGAGAAAAGAATGTGGCTGAGGCTGCCAAATGTGAATTGCTTACAACACACGCACAGCCACTAAGTCAGGTATTATTTGTGTAAGCGGGggatggtcccgctattgtggggaactttcctggcttatacgctaccatctgagtcctcgctcccactccctttacccCAAGCCCTGCCTGACTTTGAGGGCTCCGcttcctcgtaaccccaacaaggctgggcccaggattcctggggggctcgaccCCCAATCTTGTCGTGGTCACTGACAGCAGGGTGTgcccactccagggggctctctgcactgggcacctccctgacccactgatcattccATACAGTtctaagcaaatacaatttattaaacagccaccaattaaaaaaaataaggaaaaaatgggaaagtgaAAGGAAAACCcgtcaccccgctctgtggcatgGGGATGGCACAGCCAGCGTCTTGGAACGTCAGGgcagttcagtctgttcctcacacgtCTCAggcccctgcccaggccctggccgtgctgcagggatgctgcaggtcagACACTTGCTCTGAGGATGGCCACACGCCCtgaggctctaggtggcaggatcCTTCTTCCCAGTGTCGCTCCCAtcctgtcagggttatgatccccctccaagtctggcctgcagagcctcttggctggggcgtctccctgcgctgggcccactgcccagggtccccctcgctctccacagctgctcactgcacccggctccagactgctccagccccagccccactctgcctcagccccagctccacactgcctcagcacggatgctgttgctgctctgcctccagccccctgggctgcttctctggcccctctggctctggttgctgcagctctgctcccagggcaggtctgctccatcggctgcttctgtgactctgctcccagcactgacctgcttgTCTGGATGGCACAGCCCTGTTCCCCAGCTCagtcccactctgtctgacccaggcaattccagctcacagggaggaCAGGACCCCtcggcctcctgactccctgattatcctgcccgccctgtcaatcaggctgacctggagcgtTGGCccctccccattgttcctggggactctCAGTCTCAGGCCCCTGCCTTCCCCTCGAcccctcccctttcttttggtgctgggagctagcaaacccccccccccacacacacactgggtgtTAGTAAGGGGACAATGGTCCCCTTACATTTGCATGGTTTGGAGGTGGAGAGGGAGCCTTGGTTTCCGAGGGCAGCGGGCTCCCTTAGGGAAAACTTTTCAGAGCAGCAGGGGCTTGGCAAATACTCCAGCTCATTCAGTCACACCAGGCTAATGGTTGATCGTTGTCGGATCAGGAATGGTGAATTGCCCGGGGAGGATCAAACTTCAAGCATGATGTGTAGCCCCGTCCTGGGAGGATGGTTCGTCCCTGGGACAGAGACCTGTGGGGTCGGTCTTTGGTTTTGCACTTTGTCCGTTGCACGTTTTTAAGCCCAGGTCATTAACTGTGGGCACAACGGAGGGTCCTGGTGATACTCCCCCCCGGAGCTCTGTAACTCCCTTTCTAATAGACCGGCTCTGCTTAGCCAGAAATGACTGGGCTGGCGGCAGGAAGCTGGGGGTGAGGTTCCCTGGCCCGTGCTCTGTGGGAGTTCAGACTGggtaatcacaatggtccctttgggCCTTAAAGACTGAACTGACCCCAGAGTGATGACTTTCTGGGGGTCTAACAGGAACCCTTTGACAGCACTGCTTCCAGCTTCCCGACCAAGCCCTTTGTCCTTCTCAAATCTGAACAAGACTTAAACTTACCAACACCAAGGGAGCTGAGAGATGATGTCAGCAAACCCAAAATCTCACGTGGCTGGGGTGGAAACCGCTATCTCCAGCTGTTGATCAATGGCACAGGGTCACCTCCATTCTGAGCCCTGCTTCAAACATTCTCAACTGCCCCAAACCAAGACCTTTTGGCAGAAATTCGACAGAGGGGCTTTGTCAGGGGAcagccccccctcccttcccctgctggCCCATGTCTCCCCATCACTCCTCAGTGCAACTTTCCTGCACCCACCCATGGGACACTGCGCAGCCCCgagccctgccacaccccagctccctgctgctcacTCCCCTCCATGTTCCTTCCGCAGGGCCACTCATCCATCTGTGCTCTCTGCGCAGTTACTGCCTAGTGAGCTGGGGGAAATGAAGGTGGGGCAAGTGAGgatgagcagggagctgggggggatgaTCTGGGACACACTGGAatctcccccccagcacctgcaaTACACCCCCTCAcatgtctctcccctccccaagcaaGCTCTGTGCCCCaaaggcagggccacacccatgGCCCCCAGAGGCATTGCAGGGAGCCAGGGCTAGTGCAGGGCGGGGTGCTCAGACAATCACAACACCGCAAAGAAAAGCAgaaacaaaactgccctgttccaGTGTGTGTTCTGTGGGGAGCAGAAGCGCCTGGtggcttggagctgctccccgcccccaggGACCCCGGCAGCGGCGGGGGCAGGTCAGCAGAACCGGTGGGCACGACGCTTCGTTCACCTAAGGGTTGCTGTGGGCACCCTGGCCGTGGCATAATGCTCTAGGGGAGGAGGGtcccagctggggggaggggctcagcgggggtccaggggaccccaaagaccTGGGCTGAAAACACGGCCAAGCGCCCGCTCCAGCCGACTGTTCCGAGGGCGCCTGTGCCCGGGGCAGTATCGGGTTGTGTGGAAAATGCTGCTGTGACGGGGGGGGGGACTCGGGGTGTAGCGGGGGAGGGGACATTAATCTCACTTCGTGGGCAAATCTCAGCCCAGCCCATCCCTAACCTAGACTCGGGACTGATGCCGCCGTACCCCATGCCCCCCCGCCATGGcagcccccctcccagggacagtTCGGGGAGCCTGGCTGCATGGAGGGGCGTGGGCGGGGGGCCAGGGCCACTGTCCCGCCTGCCCCGCCGCAGGGTCCGGTCTCCGGGATGTCAGAGGCGGCGGTGCCCGGGGTGCAGAGCGCCAGGCTCTGCTGGGCTGATCCTCCAGGCGAGGGGACAGAGCAAGTGCGGGGTTCCCGACTGCGGGGTGCGGACTCCGGCCtctccccctccgccccagccGGGGGCTTTGGCCGGCCCCTGCCCGCTGGGGCCCCGATCTTGCGGGGATGGGCTCGGGGGGTGAACAGGACCGAGCCCAGCCCCCGCTGCAGCGCGCATCGCCCCGCGGACACCCTACCTGGCTGCCCGCGGAGCCGGGGCGCTGCTGGCCGGCGCGGGGCTCGGAGCTCGCCCGGCTCGCTGCTCCGCGGCGGGTTTGAACTAAGCGCAGGGAGCCGGGCGTCTTCCCCGCCCACGTGACGGGGGAGAGGGGCCGGCCGGAGCCTCCGCCAGTGAGAGCAGCGCCCTTCGCCGGCCGATCTCCAAGCGCTGGGCAGGCGGGTCCCTCTCggggcagggggtctgggtccgCTAGGGCCAAAGTACAGAGCTCCCGGGACCCCTGGCGCACGTGGGCCCGGCTGAGCTGCGGCTCTGGGCCAGGTCTCAGCGGGTCACCTCTCCTCCGGGCCAGCTGAGGGAGAGGAATAATAGCCTACTACTGCTGAGAGTTGAAGCAATTCCTCTTGGGGTGCAAGCGGGAGAGGGCGGGGCTCTGGGGCTGAACTGGCAGCTTGACTCGGGTTTCCTGGAGAAACAGACTATTAATCCCGATGCAGAAGTGTCACCTGGAAAGCCCTCCACGCTGGGGGTTAGCACACCGAAATAAAGCCCATTGTAGCAGCCCGAGGGCGCTAAGACATGCTGGTGCCTGACCTGCGTATATAGAAAACAGGAATAGACTGGCCAGAGTCTTTATACAGGTGGCATCACAAAGTCTCACCTGTGAAGTGGAAGACCTCATGGGACACCCAT
The DNA window shown above is from Gopherus flavomarginatus isolate rGopFla2 chromosome 7, rGopFla2.mat.asm, whole genome shotgun sequence and carries:
- the HRH2 gene encoding histamine H2 receptor isoform X1, with the protein product MSPCQNSTAALKGMGCKPQMVLVGMVLTVLIVVTICGNVVVCLAVSFNRKLRSLTNCFIVSLAITDLLLGLLVLPFSAIYELTREWHFGPTLCNIYTSLDVMLCTASILNLFMISIDRYYAITAPLRYTQLVTPLRVAVAMFVIWVVSLMVSFLPIHLGWNTNGTGVQNMGVNDSLVCKLAVNAEYGLVDALLTFYLPLVVMCIMYYRIFRIAREQAKRISHATCCKVASPALLTVKEHKATVTLAAVLGAFIICWFPYFTVFTYRGMKGDKVDDMSQSIVLWLGYANSALNPILYAALNRDFRTAYQRLFHCRRVGPLSRSTPLTPTHLPHARARARKQARCMQEEKPLRMQVRNGKNSLTREAAERSPAPSGSSSSTILSCWRGLWLAKFLPKGGMWIPACEEPATELQKRVKPPGPPRVIYCVFS
- the HRH2 gene encoding histamine H2 receptor isoform X2 translates to MSPCQNSTAALKGMGCKPQMVLVGMVLTVLIVVTICGNVVVCLAVSFNRKLRSLTNCFIVSLAITDLLLGLLVLPFSAIYELTREWHFGPTLCNIYTSLDVMLCTASILNLFMISIDRYYAITAPLRYTQLVTPLRVAVAMFVIWVVSLMVSFLPIHLGWNTNGTGVQNMGVNDSLVCKLAVNAEYGLVDALLTFYLPLVVMCIMYYRIFRIAREQAKRISHATCCKVASPALLTVKEHKATVTLAAVLGAFIICWFPYFTVFTYRGMKGDKVDDMSQSIVLWLGYANSALNPILYAALNRDFRTAYQRLFHCRRVGPLSRSTPLTPTHLPHARARARKQARCMQEEKPLRMQVRNGKNSLTREAAESSGVFP